A part of Populus alba chromosome 8, ASM523922v2, whole genome shotgun sequence genomic DNA contains:
- the LOC118039450 gene encoding cullin-1 has translation MSMTTANVNSSERFEEGMVVIQEAVDRAIGIAEGTDNVQGFSSEDYMRYYTTIYELSTPNPLGEYSRELYDYYKRIFEEYITSKVLPALNGKKDQDLLQEIVRRWSILKTMTYWLCRFFHYLDRYFIARRKLPSLQQTSHNTFYNLVYAETFGPVKDAVKAMINREREGEQIDQALVKSILAINAENGVGSLKQHKQNLEEAILEDTAAFYSQKASYWMQKKSYNEYMLAVNQCLTHEKNTVSPYLQAKNQKKLLEVVEQELLNAHANELERKKQVDEFPLADHKQVS, from the exons ATGTCCATGACGACTGCAAATGTCAATAGCTCTGAAAGGTTTGAAGAAGGAATGGTAGTGATACAGGAGGCGGTTGATAGAGCCATTGGGATTGCAGAAGGGACTGACAATGTCCAAGGGTTCTCATCCGAAGACTACATGCGATACTACAC AACTATTTATGAACTCAGTACCCCCAACCCACTCGGTGAATATTCTCGGGAGTTGTATGACTATTATAAGAGGATATTTGAAGAGTACATAACCTCTAAG GTTTTGCCAGCTTTAAATGGAAAGAAAGACCAAGATTTGCTGCAAGAAATAGTGAGGAGATGGTCTATTCTCAAAACCATGACTTATTGGCTTTGTAGATTTTTCCACTATCTTGACAGATACTTTATTGCAAGGAGAAAACTTCCTTCACTTCAACAAACTAGCCACAACACTTTTTACAACCTG GTGTATGCTGAGACATTTGGCCCAGTAAAAGATGCTGTGAAAGCCATG ATCAACCGGGAACGTGAGGGTGAGCAGATCGATCAGGCCTTGGTGAAAAGTATTTTGGCCATCAATGCAGAGAATGGAGTAGGTTCATTAAAACAGCATAAGCAAAACCTTGAAGAAGCAATCCTCGAGGACACTGCTGCATTTTACTCTCAAAAGGCTTCATATTGGATGCAAAAGAAATCTTATAATGAATATATGCTTGCG GTTAACCAATGCTTGACACATGAGAAGAACACAGTTTCTCCTTACCTGCAGGCCAAAAACCAAAAGAAGTTACTGGAG GTTGTAGAACAAGAATTGCTCAATGCACATGCTAATGAActggaaagaaagaaacaagttgATGAATTTCCCTTGGCAGATCATAAGCAAGTCAGCTAA
- the LOC118039451 gene encoding cullin-1 — MAINERKTIDLEQGWEFMQKGITKLKNILEGLQEPQFSSEDYMMLYTTIYNMCTQKPPHDYSQQLYDKYRESFEEYITSTVLPSLREKHDEFMLRELVKRWANHKVMVRWLSRFFHYLDRYFIARRSLPPLNEVGLTCFRDLVYQELNGKVRDAVISLIDQEREGEQIDRALLKNVLDIFVEIGMGQMDYYENDFEAAMLKDTAAYYSRKASNWILDDSCPDYMLKAEECLKREKDRVSHYLHSSSEPKLLEKVQHELLSVYATQLLEKEHSGCHALLRDDKVEDLSRMFRLFSKIPRGLDPVSGIFKQHVTAEGTALVKQAEDAASNKKADKKDVVGLQEQVFVRKVIELHDKYLAYVNDCFQNHTLFHKALKEAFEVFCNKGVAGSSSAELLATFCDNILKKGGSEKLSDEAIEETLEKVVKLLAYISDKDLFAEFYRKKLARRLLFDKSANDDHERSILTKLKQQCGGQFTSKMEGMVTDLTLARENQTSFEEYLSNNPNANPGIDLTVTVLTTGFWPSYKSFDLNLPAEMVKCVEVFREFYQIKTKHRKLTWIYSLGTCNLIGKFEQKTMELIVTTYQASALLLFNSSDRLSYSEIMTQLNLTDDDVVRLLHSLSCAKYKILNKEPNTKIISPTDHFEFNSKFTDKMRRIKIPLPPVDEKKKVIEDVDKDRRYAIDASIVRIMKSRKVLGHQQLVMECVEQLGRMFKPDFKAIKKRIEDLITRDYLERDKENPNLFRYLA; from the exons ATGGCGATAAATGAGCGGAAGACTATTGATCTTGAACAAGGATGGGAGTTTATGCAAAAGGGAATTACTAAGCTGAAGAACATCCTAGAAGGGTTGCAAGAGCCGCAGTTCAGCTCCGAGGACTACATGATGCTATACAC AACCATTTACAACATGTGTACGCAGAAGCCCCCTCATGATTATTCCCAGCAGCTATACGACAAATACCGGGAGTCTTTTGAAGAATACATCACTTCAACG GTATTGCCATCGCTGAGGGAGAAGCATGATGAATTTATGTTAAGAGAGCTAGTTAAAAGGTGGGCAAACCATAAAGTCATGGTTAGGTGGCTTTCTCGTTTCTTCCATTACCTTGACCGCTATTTCATTGCCCGGAGGTCACTTCCACCACTTAATGAAGTTGGACTTACTTGCTTCCGTGATCTG GTGTACCAGGAACTGAATGGGAAAGTGAGGGATGCTGTAATTTCTCTG ATTGATCAAGAGCGTGAAGGAGAGCAGATTGACCGAGCTTTATTGAAGAATGTTTTAGATATATTTGTTGAAATTGGAATGGGACAGATGGATTACTATGAAAATGACTTCGAAGCAGCAATGCTTAAAGATACAGCTGCTTATTATTCTCGGAAGGCATCAAACTGGATCCTTGATGATTCATGTCCAGATTACATGCTAAAG GCTGAGGAGTGTCTAAAACGGGAGAAAGATAGGGTTTCTCATTACTTGCATTCCAGTAGTGAGCCAAAATTGCTCGAG AAAGTTCAACATGAGTTGTTGTCTGTATATGCCACCCAACTGCTTGAAAAAGAGCACTCTGGATGCCATGCTTTGCTTAGAGATGACAAG GTGGAGGATTTATCAAGAATGTTCAGGCTCTTTTCTAAAATACCTCGAGGCTTAGATCCTGTTTCTGGTATATTTAAGCAG CATGTCACTGCTGAAGGTACAGCTTTGGTCAAACAGGCTGAAGATGCAGCAAGCAATAAGAAG gcAGATAAAAAGGATGTGGTTGGTTTGCAAGAACAG GTTTTTGTCAGGAAGGTGATTGAGCTGCATGACAAATATCTGGCATATGTCAATGATTGTTTCCAGAACCACACTCTCTTCCACAAG GCCCTCAAGGAAGCTTTTGAGGTCTTTTGCAACAAGGGTGTTGCTGGAAGTTCAAGTGCAGAATTACTAGCAACCTTTTGCGATAACATTCTTAAGAAAGGTGGGAGTGAGAAACTGAGTGATGAGGCCATTGAGGAAACACTGGAGAAG GTGGTCAAGCTGCTTGCTTATATTAGTGACAAGGACCTGTTTGCTGAATTTTATAG GAAAAAGCTTGCTCGGCGGCTTCTTTTTGATAAGAGTGCAAATGACGACCATGAGAGAAGCATTTTGACAAAGCTGAAACAGCAATGCGGTGGGCAATTCACCTCAAAGATGGAGGGGATG GTTACGGATTTGACATTAGCACGTGAAAACCAAACCAGTTTTGAGGAGTATCTAAGCAATAACCCAAATGCAAATCCTGGGATTGACTTGACAGTTACTGTTTTGACAACTGGCTTCTGGCCTAGTTACAAGTCTTTTGATCTGAACCTTCCAGCAGAGATG GTCAAGTGTGTTGAAGTTTTTAgggaattttatcaaataaaaacaaagcacAGGAAACTTACCTGGATATATTCTTTGGGTACTTGTAATCTTATCGgaaaatttgaacaaaaaaccATGGAGTTGATTGTGACAACCTACCAG GCATCTGCACTGTTACTTTTTAACTCCTCAGATAGATTAAGTTATTCCGAGATCATGACGCAATTGAACTTGACCGATGATGATGTTGTTAGACTGCTCCACTCGTTGTCATGCGCGAAGTATAAGATTCTAAACAAAGagccaaatacaaaaataatatctcCTACTGATCACTTTGAATTCAACTCCAAATTTACTGACAAAATGAGGAGGATCAAG ATTCCTCTGCCTCCTGTAGatgaaaagaagaaagtaaTTGAAGATGTTGATAAGGATAGAAGGTATGCTATTGATGCCTCAATTGTGCGCATCATGAAGAGTCGCAAAGTTTTGGGTCACCAGCAATTGGTTATGGAGTGTGTTGAGCAGTTGGGCCGCATGTTCAAG CCTGATTTCAAGGCAATTAAAAAACGGATTGAAGATCTGATTACTCGAGATTATCTTGAAAGGGACAAAGAAAACCCGAACTTGTTCAGATACTTGGCATAA